The Arachis hypogaea cultivar Tifrunner chromosome 14, arahy.Tifrunner.gnm2.J5K5, whole genome shotgun sequence genome has a segment encoding these proteins:
- the LOC112743710 gene encoding abscisic acid receptor PYL4 codes for MPPSLQTVPAAVSRHHTHAVSPNQCCSAVIQEIAAPLPTVWSIVRRFDNPQAYKHFVKTCHLVLGDGAAVGSLREVRVVSGLPAAVSTERLDLLDDRRHVIAFSMVGGDHRLSNYRSVTTLHRRSANRDVDEGTVVVESYVVDVPPGNTSEDTRVFVDTILRCNLQSLARFAENLGRTRSQYQR; via the coding sequence ATGCCACCAAGTCTTCAAACCGTCCCAGCCGCCGTATCCCGCCACCACACGCATGCGGTTTCGCCCAACCAGTGCTGCTCCGCCGTCATCCAGGAGATCGCCGCCCCTCTCCCCACCGTGTGGTCCATCGTTCGCCGCTTCGATAACCCCCAAGCCTACAAGCATTTCGTCAAGACCTGCCACCTCGTCCTTGGTGACGGCGCCGCCGTCGGATCCCTCCGCGAGGTCCGCGTGGTCTCCGGCCTCCCCGCCGCCGTCAGCACAGAGCGCCTCGACCTCCTCGATGACCGCCGCCACGTAATCGCCTTTAGCATGGTTGGCGGCGACCACCGCCTCTCCAACTACCGCTCCGTCACAACTCTCCACCGCCGATCCGCCAACCGCGACGTCGATGAAGGTACGGTGGTCGTGGAGTCTTATGTGGTGGACGTACCGCCCGGGAACACCTCCGAGGACACGCGCGTTTTCGTTGACACCATTCTTCGGTGTAACCTTCAATCTCTCGCGAGATTTGCCGAGAATTTGGGAAGAACGAGATCGCAATATCAACGATAA